aaaaaaaaagaataataacgACCTTATGAAAACATCAAAGATTAAACTGGATTTAACAGTTAAATGGCAAAGAAAGGTTTATATGAAAAGgaattttccttctttatcttttcccaTTCTCAGTCTCCTTCCCCTGAGGTGACAAAGcttaactataataataataataatctcctAATGCCCCCAACCTCTCCCCCAAATTGAtaacaatttgatttttaaaatttcttcctgtTGCTTCACTTTATTACAAGTCTTAGCAattcattttaagtatttttccaaAAGTCATGGTTATTGTGTAATGCACAAATGTTATGAAACTAGCTTGGACATTTTTGTCATGAATAATTTCTAGCTAATATTTCTTAGCTGTATTTAATTTAGGCATCTGTTTTTGGTGAAGTGGTTAGAATTTTGAATCCTGTCTTTACCGGTCAACTTCATGTGTAATTATGATTTCACTTTAGGGCATGTGGGATTCAGAAAGGAGCattgaaaattatgaaattatgaaTGTTTCTTTGGATGTTAATCCATTGCACCAAGCATGAGCTGTGCCTAGAGATCAGAGGTAtaactttgttttgctttgtttcacaATTTGGTTTAGTAAGAGCAACTTCATTTACCTCAGATGCTATTTCTTCATAATGCTTGAAAGAAATGTGTAATACTGTGTAATGCTGAAGCTTTGCTGAAGCtttgattatgtgtgtgtgtgtggttttttttttccccctataggCAATTATTTCCAGTCAGAGAAGGAAACCAGTGCCTGGCATTCTCACCATCTTTCTCCCTGCCATGATCAAGTGCTTGTCAGTTGAAGTACAAGCCAAATTGCGTTCGGGTTTGGCCATAAGCTCCTTGGGCCAATGTGTTGAGGAACTTGCCCTCAACAGTATTGATGCTGAAGCAAAATGTGTGGCTGTCAGGGTGAATATGGaaaccttccaagttcaagtgatagACAATGGATTTGGGATGGGGAGTGATGATGTAGAGAAAGTGGGAAATCGTTATTTCACCAGTAAATGCCACTCGGTACAAGACTTGGAGAATCCAAGGTTTTATGGTTTCCGAGGAGAGGCCTTGGCAAGTATTGCTGACATGGCCAGCGCTGTGGAAATTTCATCCAAGAAAAACAGGACAATGAAAACTTTTGTGAAACTGTTTCAGAACGGAAAAGCCCTGAAAGCTTGTGAAGCTGATGTGACTAGACCAAGCGCTGGGACAACTGTAATAGTGTATAACCTGTTTTACCAGCTGCCTGTACGGAGGAAATGCATGGACCCTAGACTGGAGTTTGAGAAGGTTAGACAGAGGATAGAAGCTCTCTCACTCATGCacccttccatttctttttctttgagaaatgatGTTTCCGGTTCCATGGTTCTTCAGCTCCCTAAAACCAAAGACATATGTTCCCGATTTTGTCAAATTTATGGATTGGGGAAGTCCCAAAAGTTAagagaaataagttttaaatataaagagtTTGAGCTTTGTGGCTATATCAGCTCTGAAGCACATTACAATAAGAAtatgcagtttttatttgtgAACAAAAGACTAATTTTAAGGACAAAGCTACATAAACTCATTGACTTTTTATTAAGGAAAGAAAGTATTATATGCAAGCCAAAGAATGGTTCCAGCAGTAGGCAAATGAATTCAAGTCCTCGGCCCCGGTCTACCCCAGAactctatggtatatatgtaatTAATGTGCAGTGCCAGTTCTGTGAATATGATGTCTGCATGGAGCCAGCCAAAACTCTGATTGAGTTTCAGAACTGGGACACTCTCTTGTTTTGCATTCAGGAAGgagtgaaaatgtttttaaagcaagaaaaattatttgtggaATTATCAGGTGAGGATATTAAGGAATTTAGTGAAGATAACGGTTTTAGTTTATTTGGTGCTACTCTTCAGAAGCATGTGACTTCCAATGAGAGGAGTAACCAGGGCAGTTTCCAGGAAGcatgtaataatattttagattccTATGAGGTGTTTAATTTGCAATCAAAAGCTGTGAAAAGAAAAGCTACTgcagaaaacacaaacacacagaattCTAGGGATTTAGAAGCTatcagaagaaatacaaatgattcaCTTTTGTACACTTGTGAATCAGGTGGTCCAGGCCACAGCAAAATGACAGAGCCATCATCACAAAACAAAGACAGCTCTTGCTCAGAACCAAAGATGTTAGAACAAGAGGGAATTGTCGCATCAGAagcaggagaaaatgagaaacataaaaaatcTTGCCTGGAACATAGCTCTTTAGAAAATCCATGTGGAACCAGTTCGGAAATGTTTTTAAGTCCCTCTCAGACACCACGTCACTTTGAGGAGAGCAGGGAGAATCTAACAATATGGAAAGAAAGTACTGTTAATGGCATGGCTGCCAACATCTTGAAAAATGATAGAATTCAGCCTCAACCAGAGAGATTTAAAGATGCTACTGAAGTGGGatgccagcctctgccttctgaggcAACATTACTGGGAGTACATAATGCtcagatagagaaagagaaaagacaaaaagaacctAGCAATTGTGGAGGAAGAAATGTTTTTAGTTATGGACGAGTTAAATTATGTTCCACTGGCTTTATAACTCATGTGgtacaaaatgagaaaactaaatcAACTGAAACagaacaatcatttaaaaattatgttagacCTGGTCCCACAAGTGCCCAAGAAACATTTGGAAATAGAACACGTCATTCAGTTGAAACTCCAGACATAAAATATTTAGCCAGCACTTTAAGTAAAGAATCTGCTCAATTACCCAACAAAAAAATTTGCAGAACAAATATAAGTTATGGGCTAGAGAATGAACCTACAGCaacttataaaatgttttctacttttcAGGAAGGTAGCAAAAAATCACAAACAGGTTGCATATTATCTGATACACTCTCCTCTTTCCCCTGGTATAGAAATGTTTCAAATGATATtaagaaaacagataaattaatTGGTTCCTCCAAACCAATCGTCCGTAAGAAGCTAAGCTTGAGTTCACAACTAGGATCATTAGAGAAGTTTAAGAGGCAATATGGAAAGATTGAAAATCTTCAGGATACTGAAGTAGAGGAAAGGAACGTTG
The sequence above is a segment of the Saimiri boliviensis isolate mSaiBol1 chromosome 2, mSaiBol1.pri, whole genome shotgun sequence genome. Coding sequences within it:
- the MLH3 gene encoding DNA mismatch repair protein Mlh3 isoform X1; protein product: MIKCLSVEVQAKLRSGLAISSLGQCVEELALNSIDAEAKCVAVRVNMETFQVQVIDNGFGMGSDDVEKVGNRYFTSKCHSVQDLENPRFYGFRGEALASIADMASAVEISSKKNRTMKTFVKLFQNGKALKACEADVTRPSAGTTVIVYNLFYQLPVRRKCMDPRLEFEKVRQRIEALSLMHPSISFSLRNDVSGSMVLQLPKTKDICSRFCQIYGLGKSQKLREISFKYKEFELCGYISSEAHYNKNMQFLFVNKRLILRTKLHKLIDFLLRKESIICKPKNGSSSRQMNSSPRPRSTPELYGIYVINVQCQFCEYDVCMEPAKTLIEFQNWDTLLFCIQEGVKMFLKQEKLFVELSGEDIKEFSEDNGFSLFGATLQKHVTSNERSNQGSFQEACNNILDSYEVFNLQSKAVKRKATAENTNTQNSRDLEAIRRNTNDSLLYTCESGGPGHSKMTEPSSQNKDSSCSEPKMLEQEGIVASEAGENEKHKKSCLEHSSLENPCGTSSEMFLSPSQTPRHFEESRENLTIWKESTVNGMAANILKNDRIQPQPERFKDATEVGCQPLPSEATLLGVHNAQIEKEKRQKEPSNCGGRNVFSYGRVKLCSTGFITHVVQNEKTKSTETEQSFKNYVRPGPTSAQETFGNRTRHSVETPDIKYLASTLSKESAQLPNKKICRTNISYGLENEPTATYKMFSTFQEGSKKSQTGCILSDTLSSFPWYRNVSNDIKKTDKLIGSSKPIVRKKLSLSSQLGSLEKFKRQYGKIENLQDTEVEERNVEVTTNLCPQVELDILLKDKNCLDNSDVCKITTTKHSDSNSSCQPASHNLYSEKFPFSKDEDCLEQQMPGLRENPMTLKEFSLFNRKPLDLEKSSESLASKLSRLKGSEKETQTVEMMSPFNELPNSDSSRKDSELYSALTQDFCMLFKNEHEKVENGVIPVSDSATQGNSFNKNSETHSNSSTTENSVISETPLVLPCNNSKVTGKDSDVLIRASEEQIESPDSPSGMLVNLVEDATGDQNGICFQSEESKARACSENEESNTCSDWQQHFDVALGRMVYVNKMTGLSTFIAPTEDIRAACTKDLTTVAVDVVLENGSQYRCHPFRSDLVLPFLPRARAERTVMRQENRDTMDDTAGSESLQSLFSEWDNPVFARYPEVAVDVSSGQAESLAVKIHNVLYPYRFTKEMIHSMQVLQQVDNKFIACLMSTKTEENGEAGGNLLVLVDQHAAHERVRLEQLINDSYEKQQAQGSGRKKLLSSTLIPPLEITVTEEQRRLLRCYHKNLEDLGLEFVFPDTSDSLVLVGKVPLCFVEREANELRRGRSTVTKSMVEELIREQVELLQTTGGIQGLLPLTVQKVLASQACHGAVKFNDGLSLEESCRLIEALSLCQLPFQCAHGRPSMLPLADIDHLEQEKQIKPNLAKLRKMAQAWRLFGKAECDTRQSLQQSTAPCEPP
- the MLH3 gene encoding DNA mismatch repair protein Mlh3 isoform X4, producing the protein MIKCLSVEVQAKLRSGLAISSLGQCVEELALNSIDAEAKCVAVRVNMETFQVQVIDNGFGMGSDDVEKVGNRYFTSKCHSVQDLENPRFYGFRGEALASIADMASAVEISSKKNRTMKTFVKLFQNGKALKACEADVTRPSAGTTVIVYNLFYQLPVRRKCMDPRLEFEKVRQRIEALSLMHPSISFSLRNDVSGSMVLQLPKTKDICSRFCQIYGLGKSQKLREISFKYKEFELCGYISSEAHYNKNMQFLFVNKRLILRTKLHKLIDFLLRKESIICKPKNGSSSRQMNSSPRPRSTPELYGIYVINVQCQFCEYDVCMEPAKTLIEFQNWDTLLFCIQEGVKMFLKQEKLFVELSGEDIKEFSEDNGFSLFGATLQKHVTSNERSNQGSFQEACNNILDSYEVFNLQSKAVKRKATAENTNTQNSRDLEAIRRNTNDSLLYTCESGGPGHSKMTEPSSQNKDSSCSEPKMLEQEGIVASEAGENEKHKKSCLEHSSLENPCGTSSEMFLSPSQTPRHFEESRENLTIWKESTVNGMAANILKNDRIQPQPERFKDATEVGCQPLPSEATLLGVHNAQIEKEKRQKEPSNCGGRNVFSYGRVKLCSTGFITHVVQNEKTKSTETEQSFKNYVRPGPTSAQETFGNRTRHSVETPDIKYLASTLSKESAQLPNKKICRTNISYGLENEPTATYKMFSTFQEGSKKSQTGCILSDTLSSFPWYRNVSNDIKKTDKLIGSSKPIVRKKLSLSSQLGSLEKFKRQYGKIENLQDTEVEERNVEVTTNLCPQVELDILLKDKNCLDNSDVCKITTTKHSDSNSSCQPASHNLYSEKFPFSKDEDCLEQQMPGLRENPMTLKEFSLFNRKPLDLEKSSESLASKLSRLKGSEKETQTVEMMSPFNELPNSDSSRKDSELYSALTQDFCMLFKNEHEKVENGVIPVSDSATQGNSFNKNSETHSNSSTTENSVISETPLVLPCNNSKVTGKDSDVLIRASEEQIESPDSPSGMLVNLVEDATGDQNGICFQSEESKARACSENEESNTCSDWQQHFDVALGRMVYVNKMTGLSTFIAPTEDIRAACTKDLTTVAVDVVLENGSQYRCHPFRSDLVLPFLPRARAERTVMRQENRDTMDDTAGSESLQSLFSEWDNPVFARYPEVAVDVSSGQAESLAVKIHNVLYPYRFTKEMIHSMQVLQQVDNKFIACLMSTKTEENGEADSLN
- the MLH3 gene encoding DNA mismatch repair protein Mlh3 isoform X3, which translates into the protein MIKCLSVEVQAKLRSGLAISSLGQCVEELALNSIDAEAKCVAVRVNMETFQVQVIDNGFGMGSDDVEKVGNRYFTSKCHSVQDLENPRFYGFRGEALASIADMASAVEISSKKNRTMKTFVKLFQNGKALKACEADVTRPSAGTTVIVYNLFYQLPVRRKCMDPRLEFEKVRQRIEALSLMHPSISFSLRNDVSGSMVLQLPKTKDICSRFCQIYGLGKSQKLREISFKYKEFELCGYISSEAHYNKNMQFLFVNKRLILRTKLHKLIDFLLRKESIICKPKNGSSSRQMNSSPRPRSTPELYGIYVINVQCQFCEYDVCMEPAKTLIEFQNWDTLLFCIQEGVKMFLKQEKLFVELSGEDIKEFSEDNGFSLFGATLQKHVTSNERSNQGSFQEACNNILDSYEVFNLQSKAVKRKATAENTNTQNSRDLEAIRRNTNDSLLYTCESGGPGHSKMTEPSSQNKDSSCSEPKMLEQEGIVASEAGENEKHKKSCLEHSSLENPCGTSSEMFLSPSQTPRHFEESRENLTIWKESTVNGMAANILKNDRIQPQPERFKDATEVGCQPLPSEATLLGVHNAQIEKEKRQKEPSNCGGRNVFSYGRVKLCSTGFITHVVQNEKTKSTETEQSFKNYVRPGPTSAQETFGNRTRHSVETPDIKYLASTLSKESAQLPNKKICRTNISYGLENEPTATYKMFSTFQEGSKKSQTGCILSDTLSSFPWYRNVSNDIKKTDKLIGSSKPIVRKKLSLSSQLGSLEKFKRQYGKIENLQDTEVEERNVEVTTNLCPQVELDILLKDKNCLDNSDVCKITTTKHSDSNSSCQPASHNLYSEKFPFSKDEDCLEQQMPGLRENPMTLKEFSLFNRKPLDLEKSSESLASKLSRLKGSEKETQTVEMMSPFNELPNSDSSRKDSELYSALTQDFCMLFKNEHEKVENGVIPVSDSATQGNSFNKNSETHSNSSTTENSVISETPLVLPCNNSKVTGKDSDVLIRASEEQIESPDSPSGMLVNLVEDATGDQNGICFQSEESKARACSENEESNTCSDWQQHFDVALGRMVYVNKMTGLSTFIAPTEDIRAACTKDLTTVAVDVVLENGSQYRCHPFRSDLVLPFLPRARAERTVMRQENRDTMDDTAGSESLQSLFSEWDNPVFARYPEVAVDVSSGQAESLAVKIHNVLYPYRFTKEMIHSMQVLQQVDNKFIACLMSTKTEENGEAGGNLLVLVDQHAAHERVRLEQLINDSYEKQQAQGSGRKKLLSSTLIPPLEITVTEEQRRLLRLSL
- the MLH3 gene encoding DNA mismatch repair protein Mlh3 isoform X2; translation: MIKCLSVEVQAKLRSGLAISSLGQCVEELALNSIDAEAKCVAVRVNMETFQVQVIDNGFGMGSDDVEKVGNRYFTSKCHSVQDLENPRFYGFRGEALASIADMASAVEISSKKNRTMKTFVKLFQNGKALKACEADVTRPSAGTTVIVYNLFYQLPVRRKCMDPRLEFEKVRQRIEALSLMHPSISFSLRNDVSGSMVLQLPKTKDICSRFCQIYGLGKSQKLREISFKYKEFELCGYISSEAHYNKNMQFLFVNKRLILRTKLHKLIDFLLRKESIICKPKNGSSSRQMNSSPRPRSTPELYGIYVINVQCQFCEYDVCMEPAKTLIEFQNWDTLLFCIQEGVKMFLKQEKLFVELSGEDIKEFSEDNGFSLFGATLQKHVTSNERSNQGSFQEACNNILDSYEVFNLQSKAVKRKATAENTNTQNSRDLEAIRRNTNDSLLYTCESGGPGHSKMTEPSSQNKDSSCSEPKMLEQEGIVASEAGENEKHKKSCLEHSSLENPCGTSSEMFLSPSQTPRHFEESRENLTIWKESTVNGMAANILKNDRIQPQPERFKDATEVGCQPLPSEATLLGVHNAQIEKEKRQKEPSNCGGRNVFSYGRVKLCSTGFITHVVQNEKTKSTETEQSFKNYVRPGPTSAQETFGNRTRHSVETPDIKYLASTLSKESAQLPNKKICRTNISYGLENEPTATYKMFSTFQEGSKKSQTGCILSDTLSSFPWYRNVSNDIKKTDKLIGSSKPIVRKKLSLSSQLGSLEKFKRQYGKIENLQDTEVEERNVEVTTNLCPQVELDILLKDKNCLDNSDVCKITTTKHSDSNSSCQPASHNLYSEKFPFSKDEDCLEQQMPGLRENPMTLKEFSLFNRKPLDLEKSSESLASKLSRLKGSEKETQTVEMMSPFNELPNSDSSRKDSELYSALTQDFCMLFKNEHEKVENGVIPVSDSATQGNSFNKNSETHSNSSTTENSVISETPLVLPCNNSKVTGKDSDVLIRASEEQIESPDSPSGMLVNLVEDATGDQNGICFQSEESKARACSENEESNTCSDWQQHFDVALGRMVYVNKMTGLSTFIAPTEDIRAACTKDLTTVAVDVVLENDTMDDTAGSESLQSLFSEWDNPVFARYPEVAVDVSSGQAESLAVKIHNVLYPYRFTKEMIHSMQVLQQVDNKFIACLMSTKTEENGEAGGNLLVLVDQHAAHERVRLEQLINDSYEKQQAQGSGRKKLLSSTLIPPLEITVTEEQRRLLRCYHKNLEDLGLEFVFPDTSDSLVLVGKVPLCFVEREANELRRGRSTVTKSMVEELIREQVELLQTTGGIQGLLPLTVQKVLASQACHGAVKFNDGLSLEESCRLIEALSLCQLPFQCAHGRPSMLPLADIDHLEQEKQIKPNLAKLRKMAQAWRLFGKAECDTRQSLQQSTAPCEPP